Proteins encoded within one genomic window of Nilaparvata lugens isolate BPH chromosome 11, ASM1435652v1, whole genome shotgun sequence:
- the LOC111055801 gene encoding 40S ribosomal protein S19: protein MPSVTLKDVDQHKFVKAFSAFLKKSAKVKVPEWVDIVKNGKYKELAPYDQDWFFTRCAAIVRHIYFRSPVGVGAITKMFGGRKRNGVCPAHFCRSSRGVARKALQALEQMKLIEKDSVRGRRITTQGQRDLDRIAAQVKQRKKDAKIVALAQQAGITVQAPQPPAAATPATTQVEASA, encoded by the exons atGCCTTCGGTTACTTTAAAAGATGTTGACCAGCATAAATTTGTAAAAGCTTTCTCAGCTTTCTTGAAAAA GTCAGCGAAGGTGAAGGTGCCCGAATGGGTGGACATCGTGAAGAACGGCAAGTACAAGGAGCTTGCTCCCTACGACCAGGACTGGTTCTTCACCAGGTGCGCCGCCATTGTCAGGCACATCTACTTCCGGTCGCCGGTTGGAGTTGGCGCCATCACAAAAATGTTCGGAG GCCGCAAACGCAACGGTGTGTGCCCTGCCCACTTCTGCCGCAGCTCTAGGGGTGTGGCGCGCAAAGCTCTGCAGGCTTTGGAGCAGATGAAGCTGATCGAGAAGGACTCAGTGCGCGGTCGCCGCATCACCACCCAGGGACAGAGAGATCTCGACCGCATCGCCGCTCAG GTTAAGCAACGTAAGAAGGACGCTAAGATTGTGGCCCTCGCTCAGCAGGCAGGCATCACAGTGCAGGCCCCCCAACCACCCGCCGCAGCGACCCCCGCCACCACACAAGTTGAGGCTTCCGCTTAA